The DNA region GACCACCGGCTCATGCTCATAGACATCAAGACCCGCACCCGCGATAACCTCATTTTGCAAGGCATCGATCAAAGCGGCCTCATCGACGATATCCCCGCGCGCGATATTGATCAGGAACGCATGCGGCTTCATCTGGGACAGCGCCTCTGCATTGATCAGATGCCGCGTTTCCGGCCCGCCGGGCACCGCAATGACCACGAAATCTGCCGCCAGCGCCTCTTCCATATCCACCTGCTCGGAAGGCATGCCGGGGTTGGCCACGGGGGAACGGTTGAAGAACCGCACCTGCATGCCAAAACCGTAATGCGCACGTTTGGCAATGGCCTTGCCGATGCGCCCCATGCCGATCACGCCAATGCTTTTGCCCGACATATGCGCGCCCAGTAATTGCGTGGGGTGCCAGCCCTCCCAAAGGCCGGCGCGTACCATCCGCTCGGCCTCTCCGGCGCGGCGGGCCGTCATCAGCATCAAAGTCAGCGCGATATCGGCGGTGGCATCGGTCACCGCACCGGGGGTATTGGTAACCACCACCCCTGCCCGCTTGGCAGCAGCAACATCAATATGATTATAGCCCACACCGAAATTCGCCAACAGCCTGCAACGGGGCGCGTGGTTTTCATCAAAAACCTGCGCATTATAGGGGTCGCCCAAAGTGGCCAGCACGGCATCATATTGATGCAGGCTGTCAACGCAGGCCTGATGCGTCATCGGCGTCACATCCTCACGGATCGTCAGTGAGAAATAGCGCAGCGCTTCGGCCACGACCTTGCCGGGCATGGGGCGGGTTATCAGGATCTCAGGTTTCAAAACAGTCTCCCTCCGTTTGGTACGTCGTGATCGGGGGTGACCAAGACCACCTCACCGTTTTCATCTGGCACCCCTAGGACAAGCACCTCGGACATGACCTTGCCAATCTGGCGCGGCGGAAAA from Pseudorhodobacter turbinis includes:
- a CDS encoding 2-hydroxyacid dehydrogenase codes for the protein MPGKVVAEALRYFSLTIREDVTPMTHQACVDSLHQYDAVLATLGDPYNAQVFDENHAPRCRLLANFGVGYNHIDVAAAKRAGVVVTNTPGAVTDATADIALTLMLMTARRAGEAERMVRAGLWEGWHPTQLLGAHMSGKSIGVIGMGRIGKAIAKRAHYGFGMQVRFFNRSPVANPGMPSEQVDMEEALAADFVVIAVPGGPETRHLINAEALSQMKPHAFLINIARGDIVDEAALIDALQNEVIAGAGLDVYEHEPVVAPALMLMENVTLLPHLGTAALEVREAMGLMAVENLHAFFEGKPLPNQV